A region from the Drosophila takahashii strain IR98-3 E-12201 chromosome 2L, DtakHiC1v2, whole genome shotgun sequence genome encodes:
- the LOC123003201 gene encoding mitochondrial magnesium exporter 1-like, translating into MEGTELATENKSNPFKSFIAGGVGGMCMVLVEHPLDTIKVRLQTMPMYKGVVDCTAQIFRQEGFRGFYKGVTAPLMALTPIFAVDLAVYAAGKRFFQKDDHCRLTYTEIFIAGGVAGVCSALVQVPSDRIKILLQTQSVTRGPQLYNGTMDTAVKLYKQGGIRSLFKGTCACILRDWPNGIYYVTYEFLQELARKNSKTGQISATSTIISGGTAGIVFWALAVPIDVLKSRLQSAPDGTYKHGIRSVFRELMATEGPKSLFRGSVPILLLAFPSVAAFFCGVELTNALLKSKT; encoded by the exons ATGGAGGGTACGGAGCTCGCCacggaaaataaatcaaatcctTTTAAGTCCTTTATAGCGGGTGGCGTGGGTGGAATGTGCATGGTGCTCGTCGAACATCCCTTGGACACAATAAAG GTTCGCCTTCAAACCATGCCAATGTATAAGGGAGTTGTAGATTGTACGGCCCAGATCTTTCGCCAAGAGGGTTTCCGTGGATTTTACAAAGGAGTAACTGCTCCCCTGATGGCGTTGACTCCCATCTTTGCCGTGGACTTAGCGGTCTATGCTGCGGGAAAGCGATTTTTCCAAAAGGACGACCACTGCAGGCTCACCTATACGGAGATCTTCATCGCCGGAGGCGTGGCCGGCGTTTGTTCCGCCCTCGTCCAAGTGCCCAGCGATCGGATAAAGATTCTCCTGCAGACACAGTCCGTGACCAGAGGACCACAACTCTATAATGGAACCATGGACACAGCCGTAAAGCTTTATAAGCAAGGTGGGATTAGGAGCCTTTTCAAAGGAACCTGTGCCTGCATTCTGAGAG ATTGGCCCAACGGAATTTATTATGTGACCTACGAGTTCCTCCAGGAATTGGCCAGAAAGAATTCCAAGACTGGGCAGATCAGCGCCACTTCAACGATTATTTCTGGCGGAACGGCTGGAATTGTGTTTTGGGCCTTGGCCGTACCCATCGACGTACTTAAGAGCCGCCTTCAGTCTG CACCAGACGGCACTTACAAGCACGGCATTCGAAGCGTTTTCCGAGAACTAATGGCCACAGAAGGTCCCAAATCTCTATTCCGCGGAAGTGTCCCCATTTTACTATTAGCGTTTCCCTCCGTCGCCGCATTTTTCTGTGGCGTGGAGCTAACCAATGCTTTATTAAAATCGAAGACTTAA